One Gossypium raimondii isolate GPD5lz chromosome 3, ASM2569854v1, whole genome shotgun sequence genomic window carries:
- the LOC105796537 gene encoding cytochrome P450 CYP749A22 — protein sequence MSGLMELVILVPCCFFLVALIKFLYDYLWVPLRIQHLMNSQGIKGPPYKFIHGNNEEATKMREEALSKPMALRHDIFPRVQPHIYTWINRYGRNYIYWNGIRTVLVISEPELVKEVLKNNENTFPKKKPSIYFSNLLGNGLVLIEGEKWLKRRKLANHAFHGESLKNMTPAVIASVETMLEKWKGQEGKEIEVFQEFRLLTSEVISRTAFGSNYLEGEKILSMLKELSVIMSRNNFKTRIPLINKLWKPADMLRSEELAKGIQDCVMKIVKKREDKFKKGEADSFGNDFLGLLVNSYHSKDNNSLSMEDLVDECKTFYFAGQGTINSLLAWIVLLLATHGDWQEKARREVIDIFGNRNPDSEGISKLKIMTMIIYETLRLYGPSNGLPRGVAREVQLGKLVLPSNIDLLVQNIALHHDPYLWGDDVHLFKPERFAKGIAKSTNYNAAAFFPFGLGPRSCVGMSFATTETKIVLSMILQRYTFTLSPAYVHSPMPIVDLQPQHGIQVILEPLHNND from the exons ATGAGTGGCTTGATGGAGCTTGTAATTCTTGTCCCATGTTGTTTCTTCCTCGTAGCTTTAATAAAGTTCCTTTATGATTACCTGTGGGTACCTCTCCGTATACAGCATCTGATGAATTCACAGGGAATCAAAGGACCTCCTTAcaaattcatccatggaaaCAATGAAGAAGCTACCAAGATGAGAGAAGAAGCATTAAGCAAACCTATGGCCTTGAGGCATGATATATTTCCTAGAGTGCAGCCACATATTTACACCTGGATCAACAGATATG GGAGGAATTATATTTATTGGAATGGTATTCGAACTGTATTAGTGATTTCAGAACCTGAACTAGTCAAAGAGGTTctgaaaaataatgaaaatacatTTCCAAAAAAGAAGCCTTCGATTTATTTTAGCAACCTACTGGGGAACGGGCTTGTGTTGATTGAGGGTGAAAAATGGTTGAAGCGTCGGAAGCTTGCCAATCATGCTTTCCATGGGGAAAGCTTAAAG AACATGACACCAGCAGTAATTGCAAGTGTTGAAACAATGCTAGAGAAATGGAAAGGCCAAGAAGGCAAAGAGATTGAAGTGTTTCAAGAATTTAGATTATTGACTTCAGAAGTGATATCCAGGACAGCTTTTGGTAGCAATTACTTGGAAGGGGAGAAGATCCTTTCCATGTTGAAAGAGTTGTCTGTAATTATGAGTCGAAATAATTTCAAGACTAGAATTCCTCTCATCAA CAAGTTATGGAAACCTGCTGATATGCTAAGGTCAGAAGAACTTGCAAAAGGAATACAAGATTGTGTGATGAAGATTGTTAAGAAAAGGGAAGACAAATTTAAGAAAGGAGAAGCTGATAGTTTTGGTAATGATTTTCTAGGATTACTTGTAAATTCCTATCATTCGAAAGATAATAACAGTCTATCAATGGAAGACTTGGTAGATGAGTGCAAAACATTTTACTTTGCTGGACAAGGAACTATTAATTCCTTACTAGCATGGATAGTCTTGCTTTTAGCAACCCATGGAGATTGGCAGGAGAAAGCTAGAAGAGAGGTGATTGACATATTCGGTAACCGAAATCCAGATTCTGAAGGcatttctaaactcaaaatt ATGACTATGATTATTTATGAAACTCTAAGATTATATGGTCCATCAAATGGCCTACCAAGAGGAGTTGCAAGAGAAGTGCAGTTGGGAAAACTAGTCTTGCCTTCTAACATAGATCTTCTGGTCCAAAATATTGCACTTCACCATGACCCTTACCTGTGGGGAGATGATGTGCATCTTTTTAAACCAGAGAGATTTGCAAAAGGGATTGCCAAATCTACCAATTACAATGCAGCTGCATTTTTTCCCTTTGGATTAGGACCTCGATCTTGTGTTGGTATGTCCTTTGCAACCACAGAAACGAAGATTGTGCTCTCCATGATTCTACAACGCTACACCTTTACCCTCTCCCCTGCCTATGTCCACTCACCAATGCCTATTGTCGACCTTCAACCGCAACATGGAATTCAAGTAATACTTGAACCACTGCATAACAATGATTGA